The Saccopteryx leptura isolate mSacLep1 chromosome 5, mSacLep1_pri_phased_curated, whole genome shotgun sequence nucleotide sequence CGCTGCCCCTCCTGCACCCCCATCCCCTGTCCcatcctgcaccccacccccgccgACCCTGCCCCTCCTGCACCCCCATCCCCTGCCCCGTCCTACCCCATCACCTCCTGCACCCCCACATCTGCCTCATCTTTGTCCCTCCCCAGTGCACCTGGCTCATTCTCCCCTCACCTCTGCCCCCATACCCCAACCCCTGCCCGCTCTGTCGGCCCTCTACCTCCCCTCAGGCTGACCCCTTCCTCCCGCAGGTGTGAACCGGCACTTTCACATGATCTGTATCAGGGACAAGTTCAGCCAGAACATCGGTAGGCAGGTGCCATCCAAGGTCATCTGGGACCACCTGAGCACCATGTATGACATGCAAGCACTGGTGAGCTGGACcccgccctcccccgccccccagggccGGGGCTCCTGCCTCCGCAGGTCTGTGCAGGCCCTGTCCTCAGAGAGCCTGCCGTCCCCCGTGGGGCCAGCCCTGAGACAAGGCAGTGCCGAGGGCTTTACAGAAAGCACAGACCCAGTGAGGGCAGGGGGTTCCCTGTGTGGAACCTGCTACAGACTGATGGTCAGTGAAGGTCTCTCCAGGGAGAGGACCCAGGAGCCCGGCCGAGGGAGGGGGCTCTCACGCCAGCATTGGTCTGATGGGAGGTCCCAGAAGTGCCCCAGGCAGGAAGGTGACCGAATGTCAGGTTAAGGTGAATGTGATGGCTTCTGTGAGGACCAGGCAGGCAGAGTCCCAAGTCTCATGGGACTGCCAGCTAGCCGGGTCACCTAGGTACCCaaggggcagaggggcaggtgGGTGTTCCCTGCAGAGGAGGAGCAGATCCGAGGAGGACGTGCACCAGGGTTGAGGTGGCAGGGAGCCTGTGCTGCCTCCCACTGCAGGGGGCTCGCCCCCCCTCCCGGCCTTCTGCCCAGATCTCTGCTGCCCCTTGCTTCCTGCTGACCGGCAAGTCGTGTGCGTCTCCTTGTCACGGGCAGATGGGATGAAGGTGACAGCTGTGCCCTGGGACTGGCTGCTGTTTGCACACAGCCCCTTCGAGGTCGAGCTGCTGAGCTAGAGGGTCCTCCTGGGGTGGCCTCACACGGGGGCCATGGCTGGCTGGCTTCTGGGAGGTCCCTGTCCAGCGGCTCAGCAGAGTTCCCATGCCGGTCATGTGTGGGGTCACCTGGTCCCCAGGTACTTCCTGCACCCTGACTTCAGGCTGGTGGGGCCAGAAGTGGGACGTGGAGATGAGTAGGGCGGGGTCCCTGTCGTGGGGGGAGCCCTGGTGACCTGCGGGAGGGAGTGGCCAGCTCTGAGACACACCTGTTGGAGGAAGCACGTGACACTCCGCAGAAAGCTGCCGGGCACAGCCAGGGGTGTCAGCCCAGGACAGTagcctctcttcctttcactctgCCGGGTCTGGCCAAGACCTTGGGGACGCCACTGCCTGGACCCCAGCACTGCTCTGGGGCCTTGTTAGCAGACAGGTGACCAGCGGCTCCACAGGGAGTGGCGGGTGGAAGCCCGTTTCCCAGGACCCCCCTCCCAGCTCCCCTTCTCTGTCCGGTGTTCGTGTGTCTGGAGATGTGTCGTTTCTGGCACAGGTGACGTGCAGGACAAGTGGAACCCTGAACCCTGACAGGCcgtctctgctctcctcccctgctTTCTGTGGGGTGGCTTTCCCAGCCAGCACATGCAGTGTCCAGGCTGCTGGGCTGTCCCTGCCCTCTGAGTGCAGGACAGCTGCTGCCCCTTTGGCCCCTGAGGGCGTGTGCCAGCAGGAGGCAGCTTCAGAGGGGACCCTGGGTTACATTAGCCCAGCATTCTTCCCCTTCCTGGCGTTGTggctcctgcccctgctcctgaGTTGGTGCTTATACGTTTTTAGTCACTTGCTAAAGTCAAAACAGAAAActtcttatttcttaaaaaaaacaaccttattTGCCATCAGCATGAATCTGAGATTCTTCCATTCCCGAATCCAGAGAGGAACTTCGTCCTTCCAGAAGAAATCATCCAGGAAGTTCGCGAAGGTGAGACTCGGGCGAGGTCAGGTTTGGGAATTAGGAAAGGCAGGAGGCAGGCCGAGGGGGGTGGTGTCAGGGTGGAGGTCCTGAGTCTCAGGGAAGAGAGGGGGTCACTGGCCTGTGATGCTCGGCCCCCTGATGGGGAGGATGTGTTCAGGAACGGTCAGCTGCTTGCAGGACCGAGGGCCTCGTGTGCCGCCCACCTCAGGAGCAGTCCTGGCCTGAGTCACCCCAGGGTGGGCTTCGGGCAAACATCAGCTGTCCCCCCCACAGGAAAAGTGATCATTGAAGAGGAGATGAAGGAGGAAATGAAGGAAGACATGGACCCCCACAATGGGGCCGACGATGGTGAGTGGGGAGCCGTCCCACCCCTCCGCTGGGGCCCAGAGGACACAGCCCCCAGCCCCGGCAGGGCCTCCCCGCAGGGCGCAGCGCGGGTCCCGGCCTGCGTGTCTGGTCTGTCGCAGCCACAGCTGCTGTCTGGCCCAGCAGTTGAGAGGCAGCTTCCATCTGCCTGGCAGGAGCCTCACCAGGCGCAGACCTCGTACGTGGGGCCAAGACCGAGAATGAACCACAGGGCAACCAGGGCACCCGGCAGGCCCAGGCAGGTGGCCCCAGcgtgcagtgcaggagggctcagCACAGGACAAACCCCGAGTAGCAAGGCTGCTCTGCCCTGCGGGGCGGGCGTGAGTGGCAGCTGGGGCAGGTCCTGCAGCCTGAGTGTGTGGTGCcaggcgcccctggtgggcatgtccaGGCGCTCTGGGGGCCAGGCAGGTGCCCCCAACTCAGGAGAAGCTTGTGGGTTCAGAGCATTGTGTGTATAGatacaggacttttttttttttttttacagagacagagagagagtcagagacaggaatagacagagacagacagacaggaacggagagagatgagaagcatcaatcatcggtttttcgtggcgacaccttagttgttcattaattgctttctcatatgtgccttgaccgtgggccttcagcagactgagtaaccccttgctcaagccagcgaccttgggtccaaactggtgagctttgctcaaaccacatgagcctgcactcaagctggcgacctcagggtctcgaacctgggtcctctgcatcccagtctgatgctctgtccactgcgctaccacctggtcagaccatacaggactttttttttttttttttctgaagctggaaacaggagagacagtcagacagactcccgcatgcacccgaccgggatccacccggcacgcccaccagcggccatgctctgcccaccagggggtgacgctctgcccctcccgggcgtcgctctgtcctgaccagagccactctagcgcctggggcagaggccaaggagccatcctcagcacccgggccatctttgctccaatggagcctcggctgcgggaggggaagagagagacagagaggaaggagagggggaggggtggagaagcagatgggcgcttctcctgtgtgccctggccgggaatcgaacccgggacttctgcacgccaggctgacgctctaccactgagccaaccggccagggcgatacaGGACTTTTTAACTGAGCAGGACAATGAAATAAAACTCTGAATATTCTATTTTCAGCCAAATTATTTTGTCTCCCAGTTTTTTCATCCTCAGGAAGCTTGGGGAAAGCAACAGACAAGTCCAGCAAAGACAGAGACAAGAACTCCTCGGACCTGGGGGCCAAGGACGGGGCCGACAAGCGCAAGCGCAGCCGCGTCACCGACAAGGTCCTGACCGCCAACAGCAACCCCTCCAGCCCCAGTGCCGCCAAGCGGCGCAGAACGTAGGCGTTCTGTGGAGGGGGCAGCCTGCAGCCCACGGCACAGTCACCAGGCCCCTGCTGCCTGCCCCGGTCCTGGGGGCTCCACAGCGCCCACTCACCATCGGGGGCTCAGGTGGACAGGAAAAACCAGGGTCGCCAGCTCAGGTGTAGAATGTGCTTTGTGGTTGGTCCCACGGCTCGCTGTGTCAACAGCACGGGGCTGCAGCGTGTGTGACGGGAGGCCTGGTGTGATGCGCAGAAAGCCGGTGGTCCCCTGCCCTCCCAGCAGCACCAGTCTTCCTGTCGGTCCCTCTGTCCATCTGCCGACCCTCGCTCAAGGGACTGTGACCTCAGGAGAAGGGCCAGAGCCACACACGGCGGCCCCTCCATCACCACCTGAGAACTGGATGTTTGGCCTCGTTCACTTGTACTGTAACGATGTATATAATTTGGTTGATATTTCACTATTTAATTTCTAAGAAGCCTATTTTACTAGtgttttatatgaaaaaaatactgcAGAAGTTAAAAACCTGTGTTGTATTTTTTCCGAGATGTTTTGTTCTAAGGTAATGACCTCAGATACTTTTTGCTCAGTTTttataagccagacagagaattTGTGGTTATTTTTGTATTACTGAATAACTTGCAAACAGACCAAAAGAGTGAGTGGGAGGAGGCCCGCCGGGCTGACGGCCGCTGGGCGGGCGGGGAGTGGGGGCTGTTGTGGACGATTAAAGCACAGAAAAGCAACCTGGCCTCCTGTGATTTCATACCGGAATAAGTTACCTTTTGCTACAGTAGGAAGTTTATACTTTTCTGAGATTGAAACAGGTTTGCCTTTAGATGGACTTGACTCCCTTGATACAATGTAGGTGCAAATGTAGCAGGTGCTGAGTGCAGCCTGTGAGTGGACACGCCCTGGCACACGTGTTGGAGGAGTAAACAAGGCCGGGCTGGCGCTGCCTTCCTGCTGGATGGCTGCACGCACGGGGCTTGTGACCACGCCTGTGCATAGCAGAGGTCCACCAAGTGACCAAGAGCCAGGACCTCCCTCCTGGCCGGTCACCCGGCCCGACCTGAGGAACACGGGACGCTGAGTTACCATCAACCCGGGAGCCTGCTGAGGTCGGAACTCGCTGCAGCCCCCGGGCGAGGCCAGGGCCCCTGTGCTGGAGAGCCACCTAGCATCCGGTCAGAGGCTGCCTGGCACCCAGCCAGTCACTTGGGGGCCTTGAAGGCATCGCTGACACCCCGCTCCCCGGCAGGCCGGCTGTGCGCGGCCCAGAGCACCCTGTGCTGCCCCTGAGCAGCTGGTCCCGGCGTCACCCTGGGCTGGAACCTGCAGCAGAGGCTCGCACTCCCTGGCTTGGGGGCCCTGCGGGGTGTCTCCAGCAGAAGACCCACGTCCTGGTCAAGGAGGGCGCCCTGCTGTGCAGAGCAGGAACCTAGAGAGGCCAGTGTGGAGGCGCAGGCTGCCTCTTCCACCCACACCCCTGCCCCTGGCGTTTCTCCCTCTGAGATGAAGTCACATGAGATCTGTGGTCCAAGCGCAGCATAGACCACCCCCATTGCCCAGATGtacgggggcgggggtgggggactgTCACCTTTTCTTGCAGCAGAGCGGGCCGTGACTCTTCAAGGGAAAAGAACAGATGTCTGCCTTTAAGAATTCtagaactgcctgacctgtggtggcgcagtggataaagcgtcgacctggaaatgctgaggtcgccggttcgaaaccccaggcttgcctggtcaaggcacatatgggagttgatgcttccagctcctccccctttctctctctccctctctctctcctctctaaaaattaataaataaaataaaataaaaaattctagaacTGACATGGGGAGGacctggcctccctcccactGCTGGTGTCCACCACCCCCACTCAGTGTCCACTCAGCCGGAACGCAGACCACTCTGGGGTGGCACACGGAGCAGGAGGGGCCCCCCTCGCCTGGCTCACTAGGAAACTCCCACCAGACAGCGTCTTCAGGGACCTCCAAACCTGCAGGGAAAGCCTGGTCCATAAGTCCAACCTGCTTCCTCATTtcaattatttaacattttactgCCCTTTGAAGAGAAAGGCGGCAGGCGAGCATGTGGCCCCACTTCCTGTGCCCTGGCGCCCTTGGGGGCTGCTGTCCTCAGCACTGGCTGAGCACCTCGGTCCTGGGTGGGCCCCTCAGCCCTCACCCGCTCATGGGGTCTCCGCTCAGTCTACCATGTGGTCCATGCAGGTCGGATTCACAGGCGTCTGTGGCCCGTGATGTCTCTCAGCCTAGGGGTCTGATCTGTGACACGGGGGTGTGATGCAGCCACCGTGTGACCCGGAAACTATCTGAACAAGAAAGCAGTGAGGGTGGGGCTGAAGGGCAGGAGCCACCGAGACTCCAACCGATGCCTGAAGCTGCAACACAGAGAGATGTGGTCCTTACGCAACTCAGTGTTGACCTCAGACGAGAAGCCTCTGTAGCCAGCCGCCGTTGGCGCCCAGGACCCTGGGGCCTGAGCACCTTTCCTGCATCACCTGTGTCCTGGGGTGGGAAGCCTGTGGGTGTGGCCTCAATGCTCCCCGCTCTGGCCCAGCCCCCCATGGGGAGTCCGGAGGGACAATGGGCTCCCCAGAATTGTTGAACATGTTCTGAACAGCAGTGGGTGCAGTGGGTCTGCTGTGTGGCTGGTTGAGTGGGGATGGGTGGACCTTGGCCAAATAACGTGGCTGCAACTATGTTTGCCTGAGGAAAGTGTTAGAGCAGGtctaacctgagtcctcagccaCCCCTATGTGAGCCCTTGCGGAAGCCACGCCACCTCTGGGCACACAGCCGACTGCTGGTGTGTGGCCAAGCACATGTGTCAGCGTGTGTGAGGGCCTGTGGGTGTGACGCTGGTGCTACACACACACCCTGGGCAGTGAGCCGCCTAGAGTGCTGAGCCCACAGTGGGCGTCTCCAGAGCCCCCTGCTTGTTCCCGCAGCAGAACCCGGGGTCCAGGATCACCACCCGCTCTGAGCTCTGTGTACACCACACACAGGGCATCTAAAGGGGCGATTGGGTGTGACAGAAAAGAGGTCTGCAGTCCTGGCCCGGGCAGTgggcagcagtgggcagcaggcagcagcgggcagcaggcagcagtgggcagtgggcagcagcGGGCAGCAGGCAGCAGTGGGCAGCGGGCAGCGGGCAGCAGTGAGCAGCGGGCAGCGGGCAGCAGGCAGCAGTGAGCAACGGGCAGCGGGCAGCACTGGGCAGCGGGCAGCAGCGGGCAGCAggcagcagtgggcagtgggcagcagcGGGCAGCAGGCAGCAGTGGGCAGCGGGCAGCAGCGGGCAGCAGTGAGCAGCGGGCAGCAGGCAGCAGTGGGCAGCGGGCAGCAGCGGGCAGCAGTGGGCAGCGGGCAGCGGGCAGCAGCGGGCAGCGGGCAGCAGCGGGCAGCGGGCAGCAGTGAGCAGCGGGCAGCAggcagcagtgggcagtgggcagtgggcagcagtgggcagcagGCAGCAGCGGGCAGCAGCAGGCAGCGGGCAGCAGTgagcagtgggcagcgggcagcaggcagcagtgggcagtgggcagcGGGCAGCAGCGGGCAGCAGTGGGCAGCGGGCAGCGGGCAGCAGTGAGCAGCGGGCAGCGGGCAGCAggcagcagtgggcagtgggcagcgggcagcagcgggcagcagtgggcagcgggcagcagcgggcagcgggcagcagtgggcagcagGCAGCAGTGGGCAGGCTGTTTGCTGGGCTGGGGTGGTGAAGCCAGGGTACCCTCTGACTCCCTCCTCTTTGTATTTTGCGGCAGAGGAGGGGTGGAACCTACCCACCCAAGAGCTCCCAGATCAGCCAATCCTGAATGGCCCATGGCCCCAGCACTCAACATTTCCATCTACTTGGGTGTCACAGCCAAGGGTCTCCAAGGCCAGCTGCATATCTACTAATGAGGTGAGGCCCATGGCCACGACCCTCAGTGAT carries:
- the MRGBP gene encoding MRG/MORF4L-binding protein, producing the protein MGEAEVGGGGAAGDKGPGEAATSPAEETVVWSPEVEVCLFHAMLGHKPVGVNRHFHMICIRDKFSQNIGRQVPSKVIWDHLSTMYDMQALHESEILPFPNPERNFVLPEEIIQEVREGKVIIEEEMKEEMKEDMDPHNGADDVFSSSGSLGKATDKSSKDRDKNSSDLGAKDGADKRKRSRVTDKVLTANSNPSSPSAAKRRRT